In the Oryzias latipes chromosome 9, ASM223467v1 genome, one interval contains:
- the LOC101163583 gene encoding transcription cofactor vestigial-like protein 4 codes for MAVANFQYITRMSSGFKVYILEGQPGLRTEDRYRHIGNERTRAPAPYPMKRKCSHDKGLTLEERRERAISKTLGKISQRAAPASAVIQQSPTSPRSPIPSPLPTHVYYTPVMDEPLALIKKPRKEVENTEEKTKSSSPSQTQMRPSVITCVSSSRKPSCTSVVHRSRSPVDSSRNYDHVLEEHFQRSLGKNYQKSSSQQLSISVSVDDHFAKALGDKWLQIKSKSSSCSSTPPSSPSVTHSPNSSNSPTLCHKEAISSSTSSHWSAN; via the exons ATGGCTGTGGCCAACTTCCAGTACATTACCAGGATGAGCAGTGGCTTCAAGGTCTACATACTAGAAG GCCAGCCTGGTCTCCGAACCGAAGACCGGTACAGACACATAGGGAATGAACGGACACGAGCCCCAGCCCCATATCCGATGAAACGCAAGTGCTCCCACGACAAAGGTCTAACCCTGGAAGAAAG gcGAGAGCGGGCCATAAGCAAAACCCTTGGCAAAATAAGCCAGAGAGCAGCACCAGCGTCCGCGGTGATCCAACAGAGTCCCACATCTCCAAGAAGTCCGATACCCAGCCCACTGCCCACTCATGTCTACTACACACCAGTCATGGATGAACCACTGGCCCTCATCAAGAAACCAAGAAAAGAAGttgaaaacacagaagaaaagacaaagagTTCATCTCCCAGTCAAACCCAG ATGCGTCCCTCTGTCATCACTTGTGTGTCCTCATCCAGAAAACCGTCCTGCACATCTGTGGTCCACAGGAGCCGCTCACCAG TGGATTCCAGTCGCAACTATGACCATGTGCTGGAGGAGCATTTCCAGAGGAGCCTGGGAAAGAACTACCAAAAATCGAGCTCTCAGCAGCTCTCCATCAGCGTGTCTGTTGATGACCACTTCGCCAAGGCTTTGGGAGACAAGTGGCTGCAGATAAAATCCAAATCTTCCTCCTGTTCCTCCACGCCTCCAAGCAGTCCAAGTGTCACCCACTCCCCCAACTCCAGCAACAGCCCCACTTTGTGCCACAAAGAAGCCATCAGCAGCTCGACTTCCAGCCACTGGTCTGCGAACTAA